In a genomic window of Comamonadaceae bacterium OTU4NAUVB1:
- a CDS encoding VOC family protein translates to MIDHLDHLVLTTTDEAACLRFYVDGLGMTLERFGADRKALRFGNQKINVHVKGHEFEPKAHLPVPGALDLCFIASVPLDEVVARLAVRGLTVIEGPVARTGAVSKLRSVYLRDPDLNLIEISETVD, encoded by the coding sequence GTGATCGACCACCTGGACCACCTCGTCCTCACCACCACCGACGAAGCGGCCTGCCTGCGCTTCTACGTCGACGGCCTGGGGATGACCCTGGAGCGCTTCGGCGCGGACCGCAAGGCGCTGCGCTTCGGCAATCAGAAGATCAACGTGCACGTGAAGGGCCACGAGTTCGAACCCAAGGCGCACCTGCCGGTCCCCGGGGCGCTCGACCTGTGCTTCATCGCCAGCGTGCCGCTCGACGAGGTCGTGGCGCGGCTCGCGGTGCGCGGCCTGACGGTGATCGAGGGGCCGGTGGCGCGAACGGGCGCGGTGTCGAAGCTCCGGTCGGTCTACCTGCGCGATCCGGACCTGAACCTGATCGAGATCTCCGAGACCGTGGACTGA